The genomic interval GACAAGCGTTTCAGTGGATCAGTGAAGTTGCCCCATATCCCTCGCCCTAAGATGAAGATTTGCATGCTTGGAGATGCTTACCACGTTGCAGAGGTAAACATTATATACTCTTCACATCTTCACTTGTCGTGTCCAGTAATTATTGTCCTCGTTTTCTTTCCCTTAAAAGAGATTCCTAGTTTGTACGTTGCTTTCTTGTTGGAGTTTGGGTTACGGTGCTGTGTTTACTAAATGTACGAAAAATATCAACCGCAGTAACATTTGGATGAAGTTTATAGTTTGCAGCATTTTCTATTTGTGATTTAATGTTTAATAGGTATGGTGCTGAATTCTTCATTCATAACAATAGAGTGTTTGTACTTATCTTGGAAAATAATGTACTTTTCTGGGATTTCTTTCCAGTTAGATTGAAATTAAAGACACTTACACTTCAGCTCTGGTCTTTTGCTGAATGTGTTTATTCTTATTATAGGCAGAGAAGATTGGTCTGGATTATATGGATGTTGAAAGTCTGAAGAAGCTAAACAAGAACAAGAAGTTGGTGAAGAAACTTGCCAAGAAGTATCATGCCTTTTTAGCATCTGAAGCTGTTATCAAGCAAATTCCCCGTCTTCTAGGCCCTGGGCTCAACAAGGCAGGCAAGTATTCTTATGTAGTAGACATCTGGAATTTACCCTTGATCTAGTGACTCGAGTTAGAAATGTTTTCTTAGCTCTATCAATTGTTGTTTACAGTGGTGATGGtagtaaatgttataatttggTACTTCATTGTCTACTTTCTGGTTAAGCTCTTCATTGGCTGCacacttaaattttgaatttcaattttttcttttgaaggaGGAAACTGTTTTTGTAATTTGTACTAAGATTAATATTGTCATTACAGGAAAGTTCCCTACCCTGGTCACTCAGCAAGAATCCCTCGAATCTAAAGTAAATGAGACAAAGGCCATGGTTAAGTTCCAATTGAAGAAGGTTCTTTGTATGGGTGTAGCCGTAGGCAATGTTGCCATGGAAGAGAAACAAGTTTTTCAGAATGTTCAAATGAGTGTCAATTTCCTTGTTTCCTTGTTGAAAAAGAACTGGCAAAACGTAAGTCACGGGCCGTATTTTTCCACTATGTTATTTTAGCTCTGTTTTAAATTTATGCACCAAGCATACTCAAGGCTCGGCTCACTTAGAAATGCTCTTTACACTTAATAATGATTCACTGCCctttttatctaataataagTAATAATGTGATGTTTCTTGTTCATCAGGTGAGGTGCTTGTACCTGAAGAGTACAATGGGGAAGGCATATCGAGTCTTCTGAGGAATTTTCATAACTTAGATATTACCGTTTGTTCTTAAATTGAAGAAGAACCAGGTTGAgatgaaattttatatttatgatttatgaaaattttcctgtttgtttttttttagtaaactATTAGCTCTGCACAATCGTTAATACTTCTGATGGGAGTAATGTGTTTTTTGTTCATCTTCTTGTTTcactttgttttgttttattttttgttttaatttatttttgcgTATTGTTTAGTTTCAACTGGAGAACATCAAATCAGTTGGCGCAGGTTCTTCCagttattcaaaattaatattacGAAAATTTTTATATTGAACTTGGGATTACTGATTAGGCCTCCAGATATACTGATCCTTGAATCTTATTTTTGTTGATATATGTTAAGAATTATGATTAAGACTCTTTTCTTCAACTTTGAATTAGATTAATTGATGGTCATCCTTGATGAACTTTAATTAGAATGATCTGTATGTTTTACAAGTTGGCCTTAATTAATACGTCATTTGCTTCTAAAATGTTGATTCTAAATGTAATTTGTTGCTTGCAAGTATTGAGTTCACCATCCGTTTGGTGCGATTGTTTATGATTGGACCATACTTCATACGATTCTTTGTTTGTGATATGTGATATTTGTTATCAACGTAAGTTGATAGATTGATAGGAAAAAAACCCCTTTTGGTCCTTAgtttatccttaaattttgaggttttgagtttggtttctaacacttaataaagaaaattagggtgtgtttggaatgtctttttaattgattaatataaaaataagttattttgaaaaatatttaaccAACTGCTCAAAATGTTAAAAAGTGagttttgtaaaataagttgggTTGGGATAAATATTTGGAATCAACTTGTTATGTTAATCTTTTTCTAATTTGTAGGATAACTTTTGGTCGCCACGACCTCCAAACTATCtagtaaaataattagataaaataaatagCTTCAACCTTGTCAATTATAAgtataaaacattttaaagtCATTCTGATCTGACCCTTGAGATGCTAAAAATCCAAGTGATTAAGTGATATTCTAAGACTGTGAAAGGGAGGagacaatttttataaatttacttATCTAATTTAAAATGTCGTCATTATGTGGAATAACAATAATTACATAATGCACCTATGTATCTATTTGTGTACTAAAAGTGTacatttaaataagattttcaACATTTGATTATGGGTCTGAATTAAAAGCACATGGCAATatttgttatactaaaaaaatagaaGTTTGTTTAGacattttatctttaatttGGCGATGTCTAAAGATTTAAAGATTTGTTGACAATTTCTAAATctaattaacttttaatttatttgctGTTAAAAACAACATTGTAAAGTAAAAAGCTACCATGTAGTTATGATGATTTGTACCTTTAATCTAATAGGGAGGATGACAGGTAAATTAGCTAAGTTATACTTTCgttaatagtatgtgtttgagtaTAGACAATCTATTAGTCTACGAATTATAATAGTATCTGTTTGAGTATAAATAATCTATTAGTCTGGATTATAAAGAATTTATATTTGAGGTGTAATTTTAATATGAGTTAATAATAGTTTTAGTTTTATTGTAGATAGGTGTTAGTtacaataatttaaatttcaactaTTATAATGAAAGATACAAATATTGAAAGGACTGTATAGCCCACTCCATCCAAGAATGTTGGTGATAACCATTTCACTTTTAGtttgatttctaaaaaatttatggGTATTTTCTTAGAATTTTTCAATTATGGTTTTCATCTCTATTATTTGAAATCCTAGtaaattctaaaacaaaaacaagttttttaaaactatttttttaatttaaaacttcAATTGACTTTTCAAAATTAGTAGAAAGGAGATGACAAATATAAGAATTTATGGGTGGAAGTAATGTTTCAAGTtaacttcataaacaaaaaaatcaagaatCCATTTGAcaatttgtttttttgaaaattaagttttttcccttaatctttattttttaaattggtgAAGTCTATGAtttaaaaatttcataaaaatctctaaatttcgaaatttcaagaatatttcaatttcttcccgacattaaaaaaaaagttcgattattaaattaattacatttgtccagttaaaatttttcaaaacgATGCAAATTATGATAAGacatggaaagaaaaaaaagcggGACCATAAAACATTTTATGAATTTCAAATTTGGAtcgcaaatattattttgcaacttgaattggaaaaaaaaaaaaaggattaaaaaGGGGAACAAATTCGGTCGTTATCATAGGAAAAAAACCTACCCACATTACTCCGTAAAAACACGATTGAAAATATCGGCACGGACCACGCTTTGTTGTTGTTGTATTTGATGTTGTTAGCGCACAAAAGAAAGCGAGAGTAAGCAAAGCAAAGAATCTGCAGCGATAGAaaccaaagaagaagaagaagaagaagaagaaaaagaagattaaagAACAGAAGGCGACTCTTAAAAGTAAAAAGCTAATtccttctttctcttctcttctaTTCTCTTGCTTTTGATTTTCGTTTTCTCATCTCATTGCTTTCAATTCTTGTTTCGATTCCAAGATTACATTACCATTTTTCTTTAAGCTcacttcttctctttcctcgcACATCGGCGGCCCCTTCTGTCTGTCATTTTCAATTTCTGATTCTCTCTCCCGCCCACTTTCGCCTTTTCGccttttccaacttcttagctTCGCTTCTGACTTCTATCAGGAGCTTTCAACTTATTCCTTCGTTTTCGCTACTCTTAGCTCCGTCACTTTACTGGGTTTGTTCCACTTCTAGGGTTTTCGTTGATTTTTACTTCAGGGTTTAGGACCAGGCCTCTTCTGGTCCGCATTCTAGGGTTCTACGCTGAGCTGGAACTGGAAGGGTTTGGTTGTTTTTCTCTCTGTTGCTTGGCATTCAGTCTTTTCTCAACAGTTTCACGTTACCAGACTCGAATTCTGTGGccctttttgtttttgaaatttgggttTTCTTAGGGCTCTGTTTTACGCAATTGTACtgagttttttttattgtgttGGAAAGCGATGAGTTGACAAGAAACAGCCTGAGGGTGGTGGGAGGGTTTGTTGCTGGGTTTGGACTTTGAGATGATTGCGGAGAAACCTAGTTGGGTTAGGCATGAGGGCATGCAAATTTTCTCGATTGATGTCCAACCTGGTGGACTGAGATTCGCTACTGGAGGAGGTGACCATAAGGTACTTGTTCTAATAATTTTTTACTCTAGTTGGTGGATAACATGAACCGacttccatttttctttataatgggTGCTGAGAAAAATGTACATCTTTTTTCCAATTGAACGCAATAGCAGTGGCACTATCACTGCCCTTTTACTTTATAGTTTTTGAGACTTATTGTATAAACTTGTATGAATTTCTTGCATTCTGTTTCCCATTTTGCTTGTAATCTTACTTATGCCGGAAAAGACTATATTACATGTTGAAGATGATAAAATAGTCCTGAATAGTGCTCATTTCGTGTTTTTGAGGATGGTTGAATCAATTTATGTAGAAATTTCCACATCTTTAAGCTCCCATTACCGTTTTAAAAAAGAGGTTGGCCGTTTGAATCCAAATCTATTCCCCTTCTCCTAAACATCGTAATTTGTTTACTTCATATGACTTGTGATGGTCTGAGCCCCTAGCCATCTTGTTAGGTATCCCGACACGAGGCACACCCATTTACAACTTGTCATTGTCTTCATGGGCATCTCTTCTGCTGAGCTAACTATTGATACCCGTTTGGTGATGGAAACCCTTTTCCAGTCTAGCTTTGAAATCTGGTTTTGGTTGTCATAGGATTTTGAGTTGAATAGTCAGAGAGTTATTATGAGAGTTTCCATATATACAAGCATGTGCCTCAAGCTATGATTTACAAGAGTACAATTGTGTTGAAGCATGGTTAGCAAGTATGGATTTGTCATTTTCGTAGTGGCATTGGTCGTCATATGTGATTACTGTACTTGTAGCGTAATCAATGAAAAAACTGGTTTTTctgttattgataaaattttcTGATTATATTCAATTATGTAAACTATTACATCACTTTCTACTTCCTGCACTCCTGCAGGTTCGGATATGGAATGTGAAATCTGTTGGTAGGAGCTTAGAAGACGACGATTCGAATCAGAGGCTTCTTGCAACTCTTCGTGATCACTTTGGGTCAGTTAATTGTGTTAGATGGGCTAAGCATGGTCGTTATGTGGCATCAGGGTCTGATGATCAAACAATTCTTGTTCATGAAAAGAAACCTGGTTCAGGGACCACTGAATTTGGAAGTGGGGAGCCACCAGACGTCGAGAATTGGAAAGTTGCTATGACATTGAGGGGGCACACTGCTGATGTGGTAATGATTTAGCttctaacttttcttttttctttttctttttttttttttttttttaaattttaaatttttttttatttaacatgCCATGCATTTGATTAAATTTTTGTCGGTCACtacttttcaaaataataagaACCAATAAGGGAGAATCAAGCCCCTCGtgtctcttttttaaaaaatcgaaCTACTTTTTGTTGTAGGTTGGTTATTATttctcatttatatatttaattgttatGCTGACTGATGTACACACTTATAATGGCATCTAACCTGGGAGTTATATTTCAATGCATGAAGTAGGTGGATCTTAACTGGTCTCCGGATGACTCGACATTAGCAAGTGGGAGTTTAGATAACACAGTTCACATATGGAATATGAGCAATGGTATTTGTACAGCTGTTTTAAGGGGCCACTCTAGCCTTGTCAAAGGAGTTGCCTGGGATCCCATAGGCTCTTTCATAGCCAGTCAATCGGATGACAAGACGGTTATTATATGGCGAACAAGTGACTGGAGCCTTGCTCACCGAACTGATGGCCACTGGACAAAATCTGTATGTTTGTTCATTTTATGTATGGTTTTTTGTATTTGCTTTTGtttcttgattttataattttactatatttacatTCTTGTGGTTTTTCTTTTCCAGCTTGGTTCTACATTTTTCCGGCGTTTAGGCTGGTCACCTTGTGGACATTTCATCACCACCACTCATGGTTTTCAGAAGCCCAGGCATTCTGCACCAGTCTTGGAGAGAGGGGAATGGTCTGCCACATTTGATTTCTTAGGACACAATGCTCCTGTTATTGTTGTGAAATTCAATCATTCTATGTTTCGGAGGAATTTAACTAATGCTAATGAGATGAAGGCTGTTCCTGTTGGGTGGACAAATGGAGCTTCGAAGATTGGAGGCAAAGAGTCCCCATCATATAATGTGATTGCAATTGGGAGCCAGGATCGCACTATAACTGTTTGGACGACAGCAAGTCCTCGCCCTCTTTTTGTTGCCAAACATTTCTTTACTCAAAGTGTTGTTGATTTATCTTGGTATGACTCTGAATGTATCATCTACTACACCTTAATTTGTAACTACGTataattttcacattttccTATTGGAGCAGGAGCCCCGATGGATATTCACTCTTTGCATGTTCCTTGGATGGGTCGGTGGCAACATTCCATTTTGAAGTTAAAGAAATTGGACAGAGGTTACCTGATGCAGAACTCGATGAGATCAAGAGAAGTCGTTATGGTGATGTTAGAGGTCGGCAAGTGAATTTAGCTGAAACTCCTGCTCAACTAATGCTTGAAGCCGCTTCATTAAGGCAAGTCTCGAGCAAGAAAGTGGTTTCAGAAATTCAACAAAACCAGACACAGGCAAAACCTTCAATAGATGTGAGGGATGCCACCAAGGCTTTGGAGGCCCAAGTTGACGATTCAAAGAAGAGTGGGGGAGCTGGTGGGGATGGTTTAAATAAGGTTTCCTCTGCTCCCCCAAAGATTTCTAGTCCTGTGAAGCAAAGAGAATATAGAAGACCTGATGGAAGAAAGAGAATTATTCCAGAAGCAGTTGGAGTGCCTGTTCAGCAGGAAAATAAGTCTGGTGGGATTCAGAGTAGCAATGCGATTGATTTCCCTTCTATGTCATCTGACCAAAAAAAGGATAATAATGGTGTGACTGCTCCTGAATGTGTAAGGGAAAGTTCCGTGAGGGGAGTACCAAGCAAACATACTGATTCAAAGGAACGCACAGGGGTCACTGCTCGAGCAACAATCAGTGATAGTTTAGTCATCGAGAAGGTTCCGCCCTCTGCAGGTAAAGATGCAAATATCATAATGGATCATTCTGGGAATTTGAAGACATCAAGTTCATTGGCTACTTGTAGTTCTGTACTGTCAATTAGGGTGTTTGATAAGAAAGCAGGGGAATATAATGAGCCAATTTGCTTGGAAGCTCGACCAAAGGAGCATGCTGCTAATGATATTATTGGGGCTGGAAACGCATCAATGTTGAAAGAAACAGTTATTTCTTGTACTAAGGGATCTAGAAATCTGTGGTCTGATAGAGTCTCAGGGAAAGTCACTGTTTTGGCTGGAAATGCAAATTTCTGGGCAGTAGGGTGTGAAGATGGATGCCTACAGGTAATTACTGGCTATCTAATATTTAGTTACAGCTATTTTGAGGCATTACGATTAAGTAGGAGTATGCTTGGATGGTATGCATACGATGTCTTATGCAATGTTTTTAAATGCCCAAGGTGCCTTAAGGCGCAATGGCCCTTTGGAGCCTAGGCGCAAGGCGCACAAAAAAGTGCGGACTTTTTTTTTGTGAGGCgcactatatataaaaatattacattaaaAAGAGAGTAtaattgaagtggaaatatggagaAAAGGGCCCAAAACACAAGAAATTTTACATTTAGGTTTGGTAAACTTGATCCTTTTAGTTAATAAGGCAAATCtttaattattactattttttaaaaatcattgaAAAGCCCCA from Benincasa hispida cultivar B227 chromosome 10, ASM972705v1, whole genome shotgun sequence carries:
- the LOC120087750 gene encoding 60S ribosomal protein L10a-like, which encodes MSKLQSDALREAISSIFADSSEKKRNFTETIELQIGLKNYDPQKDKRFSGSVKLPHIPRPKMKICMLGDAYHVAEAEKIGLDYMDVESLKKLNKNKKLVKKLAKKYHAFLASEAVIKQIPRLLGPGLNKAGKFPTLVTQQESLESKVNETKAMVKFQLKKVLCMGVAVGNVAMEEKQVFQNVQMSVNFLVSLLKKNWQNVRCLYLKSTMGKAYRVF
- the LOC120087968 gene encoding protein HIRA isoform X1, whose protein sequence is MIAEKPSWVRHEGMQIFSIDVQPGGLRFATGGGDHKVRIWNVKSVGRSLEDDDSNQRLLATLRDHFGSVNCVRWAKHGRYVASGSDDQTILVHEKKPGSGTTEFGSGEPPDVENWKVAMTLRGHTADVVDLNWSPDDSTLASGSLDNTVHIWNMSNGICTAVLRGHSSLVKGVAWDPIGSFIASQSDDKTVIIWRTSDWSLAHRTDGHWTKSLGSTFFRRLGWSPCGHFITTTHGFQKPRHSAPVLERGEWSATFDFLGHNAPVIVVKFNHSMFRRNLTNANEMKAVPVGWTNGASKIGGKESPSYNVIAIGSQDRTITVWTTASPRPLFVAKHFFTQSVVDLSWSPDGYSLFACSLDGSVATFHFEVKEIGQRLPDAELDEIKRSRYGDVRGRQVNLAETPAQLMLEAASLRQVSSKKVVSEIQQNQTQAKPSIDVRDATKALEAQVDDSKKSGGAGGDGLNKVSSAPPKISSPVKQREYRRPDGRKRIIPEAVGVPVQQENKSGGIQSSNAIDFPSMSSDQKKDNNGVTAPECVRESSVRGVPSKHTDSKERTGVTARATISDSLVIEKVPPSAGKDANIIMDHSGNLKTSSSLATCSSVLSIRVFDKKAGEYNEPICLEARPKEHAANDIIGAGNASMLKETVISCTKGSRNLWSDRVSGKVTVLAGNANFWAVGCEDGCLQVYTKCGRRSMPTMMMGSAATFIDCDDCWKLLLVTRKGSLYVWDLFNRSCLLHDSLASLIPLNPNSSTKDSGTIKVISAKLSKSGSPLVVLATRHAFLFDMSLMCWLRVADDCFPASNFSSSWNLGSIQSGELAALQVDIRKYLARKPGWSRVTDDGMQTRAHLETQMASALALKSPNEYRQWLLSYIRFLAREADESRLREVCESLLGPPTGMAGDASADTKNQAWDPCVLGMRKHKLLREDILPAMASNRKVQRLLNEFMDLLSEYENAENNIEPKAPLPATSSLLEPDHEQSTPQQADKMETDPTVPHLKDSSKLVTDQTSFAPPVDQVDLGHPVKDLVKLASETEN
- the LOC120087968 gene encoding protein HIRA isoform X2, with translation MSNGICTAVLRGHSSLVKGVAWDPIGSFIASQSDDKTVIIWRTSDWSLAHRTDGHWTKSLGSTFFRRLGWSPCGHFITTTHGFQKPRHSAPVLERGEWSATFDFLGHNAPVIVVKFNHSMFRRNLTNANEMKAVPVGWTNGASKIGGKESPSYNVIAIGSQDRTITVWTTASPRPLFVAKHFFTQSVVDLSWSPDGYSLFACSLDGSVATFHFEVKEIGQRLPDAELDEIKRSRYGDVRGRQVNLAETPAQLMLEAASLRQVSSKKVVSEIQQNQTQAKPSIDVRDATKALEAQVDDSKKSGGAGGDGLNKVSSAPPKISSPVKQREYRRPDGRKRIIPEAVGVPVQQENKSGGIQSSNAIDFPSMSSDQKKDNNGVTAPECVRESSVRGVPSKHTDSKERTGVTARATISDSLVIEKVPPSAGKDANIIMDHSGNLKTSSSLATCSSVLSIRVFDKKAGEYNEPICLEARPKEHAANDIIGAGNASMLKETVISCTKGSRNLWSDRVSGKVTVLAGNANFWAVGCEDGCLQVYTKCGRRSMPTMMMGSAATFIDCDDCWKLLLVTRKGSLYVWDLFNRSCLLHDSLASLIPLNPNSSTKDSGTIKVISAKLSKSGSPLVVLATRHAFLFDMSLMCWLRVADDCFPASNFSSSWNLGSIQSGELAALQVDIRKYLARKPGWSRVTDDGMQTRAHLETQMASALALKSPNEYRQWLLSYIRFLAREADESRLREVCESLLGPPTGMAGDASADTKNQAWDPCVLGMRKHKLLREDILPAMASNRKVQRLLNEFMDLLSEYENAENNIEPKAPLPATSSLLEPDHEQSTPQQADKMETDPTVPHLKDSSKLVTDQTSFAPPVDQVDLGHPVKDLVKLASETEN